The stretch of DNA TCGCTGGGTCAAGTGTGAGCGGGTGGATCAGTTGCCGGTTGAGAACCCGAACCTCAGAGAGGATTTCCTCGAGACGGGCGTGGACTGGATGCTCTGGTTCGGTCGTCATGTTTCGGCCTCCGGATCGCTTCAGCGCTGAGACGGTCCGTCACCGCGAGAGCAGATCTGTCGGGCTCTGGGCCGGCAACTGCTTTCGCCTCAGCAAGCAGCCGCATCTCAGGTCCGCCTCTCGCTCGAGTTGCTCACCACGGAGACTCTCGTGTCGGTCTCTAACGGTTGATATGATAAGAGAACCTTCTCGAGGACTTCCTGTGCCTCGTCGACTGCCGAGACAGGTCGGTCAGCCCAGCCGCCACACTCCTGGTCGATGAACTGGATCCAGCGTCGGAGATCCTCGCCATCGACAGTGATCCGGATGATCGCCTTTCCAATCACGAAGCGGAAGTCGACAGGCTACGCGAGGAGCAGTTCGATGCCATGCTGAACGCGATGATTGCCTATCAACGGATCTTCAGCGACGTCTGTGATATCGATATGAGTGAGTTCCGGAGCGATGACGTACCATCTACGAAGAGCATTTTAGAGTCGCGCGAGCGCCTTCGTGAATCGATTGATGATGTGGCGTCCTGTTGAATTCCCCAGGGCGTTTCAGTGTGAGCGAACGAGGCGACGGCCGTGAGCCGAGGGAGAGGTATACCTTTCGTCGAAGCGAAGCGGTATCGAAGATCCCGAGAGGTTGTCGGCACGAAGCGCCGACGCTCGAAGACCTTTGCCCCGCTGTCGTCGGACGGCGTTGACACCCGACTGGAAGCGATTCCTTCGGAATCGTCCAGTCCAGCAGGCTTCGCTCTCTCGAGATTTCGTTGAGGGCGCGACTCTGTCGCGCTCGTAGCGCAAACGTTCGGTTCGACTGAGCGACGTGTCTCAGTCAGTCCGTACTCTCGCTTGGTTGCGGTCGGTTTTCGGAGACGGAACGACGGGCCACGAAGACAAGTGCCATCAATGTCAGCAGCGCCGCGACCAACAACAGTCCCGTTCCCGCTGACAGCCCGACCAGGGCCGCGACATCGGCGTAGAAGGTAAAGAGGAGAAACACTGGGAAGAGGGTCCCGATCGCGTATCGCCACGGGACCACCAGTGGGCGCGAGAGCTGTCCCGAACCTTTGAGATACTCCTCAATCGCGACCGGACCGAGGACCCAAGCCGTGTACACCATGAACCCGGTCAGACCAAGTACCAAGAGTAGATCGACGAGGTGGTTCGCGAACAGCGTAAACACCGCGGGGCTGAACGCGTTCACGCCGCCGGTGAGTGTGATCAGCGCGAATAGCCCCCAGGTCGCTGTCGACCGCTCGAGGCCGAACTCGTCAACCAGAAACGAGACCGGAATCTCGAGCATGCTGATCAGACTCGTCAGGGCTGCGAGGAGAACGATGAGGAAGAAGACCGCGCCGAGAAGTCGCCCGCCGGGCAGGCTCGCGAACGCGCCGGCGATCCCGATGAACAGGGCGCCGGGGCCGCCCTCAGTCGGTCCCGGCGCGAATGAGAACAGCAACGGGAACACCACGAGTCCGGCCAGGATGCCGATACCGAGATTGAACACAGCGATAGCCGAGGCGTCGAGGGGCAGCGAGCGGTCGTCGTCGACGTAGGAGGCGTAGGTAATCATCGTCCCGCTGCCGATCGAGAGAGTGAACAGCGCCTGGCCGGCGGCCGCTCCCAGTACCGATAGGAAGTTCTCCGCGAGGTAGGCACCGTCGAATGTGAGGTAGAACTCGTATCCCTGCGCGGCACCGGGTTGTCGGGCCGCCCAGATCGCGAGTCCGACGAGCAACACGACGACGCCGGGTATCATCACCTTCGTCGTCGCCTCGATGCCGCGTCTGATCCCCGCGGCGACGATCAGAGACGTGGCCGCGAGGACGGCGAGTTGGTAGCCGAACGCTTCGGCACCGTAGCTGATCGCCGCGAAGTGAGTTTCGGGATCCACGAAATAGGCACCCGTCGCGCTCTCGAGGAAGTACCTGAGGATCCATCCGCCGACGACGCTGTAGAACGACATCAGTATGATCGAGGTGACGACACAGAGCACGCCCAACACCGTCCAGAAACGCGATCCGCCGAGCGATTTGAACGCCCCCACTGGGTTCCGATTCGACCGTCGACCGATCACGAATGCGGCCAGCAATCCCGGCACCCCGACGCCGAGGACGATGAGTAGATACAACAGTAGAAAGGCACTCCCACCGTTCTCCGCGGTCATCCAGGGAAATCGCCAGATGTTCCCCAGTCCGACCGCGCTTCCGACCGCGGCCAGGATAAATCCGGCGCGACTCGACCAACTCTCACGTACCATTCTGTCTCAGGGAACCGACTCGGCGCGCATAAGAATTGTTTATCACTGGCTCAGTTCATTCGCGGTGATATGAAATCAGGTAATCTGAACACGACGCTTAACCAGATCAGTTCGCATGTGTATCTGCTGGTCTATTTACATCAACGGCACGCGGAATTTATGTGATCTGTTGTCTTCTACGGGGCTGTCTGAGAAACCCTCGGTTATGCTACTCCTCCGGATTCGGCTTCCTTGAGGTAGCGGTCTCGCCGATCGTAGATTCCACGGGCGGTCGATCGGTTCACGCCCGTTTCGCCGGCAATGTCCCTCCATGAACGGCCAGCCTCTCGGAGGCGGATCACTTCGAGGGCGGTCGTCCGTGATCGTCCCCACGCTGTTCACGGGCCTCCATCGCGGCATGGGATTTCTTTATTTTCCGGCGTTTGGCGTCGCTCTCGACGTCGAATAGCCGACTCGCTGGAACGAAACCGATCATCGCTGCACCTCCTCGCCGTCGGTCAGTGACGGACAGACTCGGTTCGAGCCCGTCCGCTCGAGTCGGCGAGAACACCCCCGCTTGTGACCCGCTTCCGACTGGCCGTCGAGCAGGACAGTACACCGAGCACCGCACTCGTCACAGCGAAATTCGCGGCTTTTCGTCGGCAGCGGTGTGAGCCCCCGATTGATTCGGAGACGCTTCGCTTCCGTTTCGGAAAGCGTCACGCCGACCACCCCGTCAGGTATAGATTCCTTCTGACAGGTTTAATTCGTACGAAACCGCAATAATTAAGGTCAGAGTGGGGTCGGAGGGAATAAACTTGAGCTATTCTCGATGCTCCGTCGCTGACCGTAAGTGTCATTGGTCGATCTCCTCGTTGATGTCGCTCGGGTCGCTGTGCTTACAGAGGTCGATACCGTCGAAGTCCGTGATCCGACGTCGTAGCTCCGAGTCGAGATCGGGTCTGTCGTAGTACCGGCGGATCACGTCGGGGGTCGTAGCCGCACGATCGGCCACGTCCTGAACCGAGCGGCCAATGTTGAGCTGCCAGGTGATCGAACCGCGACGGACTGGATGGGGCGACGTCGACGACGGGCACTTGCTGCTGTCCTGCTGTTCCGTCCACTGGCATTTGTGACGCTCCTTCCCGTGGGGGCACGATTTCCGAACGCACGGGAGCGTCGCCTGGTAGATCCAGTTCGTGATCGTGCTCTTGACCGGGCGGCCGCGCGCGCTGGCAAACAGTGGACGACGGCCGTGCTCGTCGTGCCTCTCGCTGCGATCGCGCTCGACGTATTCCTCGAGGATGCGATTCGGCGTCTCGGCGAGGACGACCTTCCGCTGATGGGCATCGCCCCGCTTGAGCCGAGTCCCGGTCTTCGGCCGATTCAGAAACGTCAGCGTCCGCGCTTCGGGATCGTAGTCGTCGACGTCGAGTGCACGGATACAGGATCGACGGGCACCAGTGTGGCCGATGATCTCGAGGAGTGCGTGCCCTCGTTTCGATCGCCACTTGAGGGAATCGCGGTAGTATGCGAGCGTCTCGTTCAGCGTCTCCGGCCGGAAAATGTCCGAACTGGTCTGCTCACTGTCGGTGAGCTTCAGCGGCTCGATCGCTAGGTGCGTACCGACCTCGATATAGCCTTGCGATTCGAGCCACTTGAGCCAGCGACGCGCCTGTTTCTGCTTGCTCTGGACGGTGACGCGAGCGTAGTCCTGCGAGAGCAGGTAGTCTGTGAACCGCCCGACGCGCCACATCTCGAGGTCGTCGAGCGTCTCGAGGTCGGTCTCTTCTGCGAACGCCTCGAAGGTATCGAGACTCTTGCGGTAGGTCCGAGCCGTCTCGCCCTTCCAGTTCGGCTGGTTCCGACTGATGAACAACTGCATCGCCTCCTCGAGCTCGAGATCGGGCACATCGCCCGGGCCGGCAGTCTGAGGTGGGTTCATCGTTCACCTCCCGATCTCCTGAATTCAGTTCGATTCGGTGGATTGCATTCCGCACATTCTCGCCTACCTGGTCTCGAAAAAGAGGCGCATATTCGATCTACGGGCGTTTCTCTCGTCGTTTTGTCCCCATTCGGGGGTTCTCTGGTGACAGTTGGTGACATGCGTGGCTCTCGGTCCGCGTTTCGGCGCTGAGAGTGCGGTTGCCTCGATGCCCGAGTGACGCATAGAAGCCTCTAACCGGAGACGAAGCTTTTTGCGTCTCAGGCCAGAAAGGGTAGATGGTCAGTCGATCCCTTTCTGACGCCGTTTTGGTGGGCAGCCTATCGTTCCTCAGTCCATGGGCCGAATTCTTGGGGCCAGGCCAGGTTTATCGCAGGCTTTGTATTCAGGCTATTTGCCATTGGTAGTATTAAATATTGTGTATACACCACTGTGATTCAGCATATGCTTATCTGGCTACGGTCATGTGGCAGACGGCCGGATTCAAGCGCTTACAGAGGCTTTTTTGCCGATGCCACCACAGAGTACGGTAGTCACGTAGTCCAGTTACTATGCGAGCACGAATAGCGTGGATTCAGATGAGCGATCTCGATATTCTGGAGTTTCTAGACGGCCACGAGCTGGACGACTTTCAGGCCCCGCCCGCGACCATCGCCAAAAACATGGATCCGACCAAGGGGACCGTCCAGCAGCGCGTTCGAATTTTGAACGCCGCCGGACTCATCGAGAAGAAAGACGCAACCGGCGGGTACTACTGTATCACTGGCGTCGGTCGACGATATCTTCAAGGAGAGCTGTTGGATGAGGAGCGGGACCGACTCGAGCAGTTCGATCCGTCTAACGTATAACATCTTTCCGCACGAGGGGGTCATAGAACTATTCCGGCAAGGCTGTTTCCATCCTTCATTCGACGGGTTAAATAGTGGGTGGATATGCGAACTGACCGCTGAGAGCCCTGCCAATTTCAGATGGTGTTTGAGAGTGGTGCTGACTACATAGCGCATATTCAGCATGGTATGACGAGCGAACACAAGCGGCGGACTGGTGAAGTATATCTGTGGTGATTCGCTCAAGAAGGGCCCGATGAACGAGCCGACTCGCATATATATTCACTTTATTCACTAACGCAATTTAGACGAATGATTGGGAAAGAGTAAGTCAGATCCTCGTTGCTCGGAGCCTCACTACCGTGCGTTCATCGACGCAGTAGACGAATTGGAACATACCGACCTCAACGCACTCCTTGAGTAGTTGGAGACCGAGCTGAAGGTCACGCCCTGTTCAACTATTGTAGTGGCCTTTTTTAGAATAAAGCTTTGGAAACGAATAAGTAGCAAGACAATAATCCTATTATGTTGATAATAGGATAAAATACTGGTTGGCAACAACTGAATCAACCTCTCTACCGTAAGACAGTCACAAATATATCCAGGAGACAGCTTACATCACTACATTCAGAATTTACTCAATCTAAGATAATAGAAAAGGTTTATTGTATTGGAAATTACGAAATAGTGTATGGTAAACCGGCACGGTAATTCCAGACGGAAGCTATTAAAGACCATCGGAGCAACAGGATCGCTACTAACAGTAGGCACAGGGCAAGTACTGGCAGCGGATACTGGAGAGGAATATCCAATGGTGAGTGGTGAGATTTATAATGGATCCGTTCAGGAAATTGCCTCATACACTGGTGGATTCAGTGGCATCCCTGGTGTAGCTAAACACCCATCACAAGATCGGGTTGCTTTCATTTCCCCCTATGGTGAAGGTGCACTTGATCTGTTTATCGCTGAAGGAATTCAATCACCCAACGATAAAGCAGATGCAGTATATCGGATCACGGATGCACCGGAAGCAGGTGTCTATGCCCCAGAATGGCTTCAAGGGAATCATTTAGCATTCCAACAAAATTTTACTCGATATTCAGTTAATATACCACAAAATTATCTTATTGAAGAAAAGACGGTGCTGGATGAGGATGTAACGGAAAATAAAACTGTTAGACCGGCCTTCTCAATACCGAATCTGCCTAAAGTACCTAACTCAATTCCCTTCAATCTCTGTGTCCCGTTTGGCAGATCAAAATGGTGTGTACAGGCGGATGATCTCGCTATTGGTCAACCAAAAGATTGTAATTCTGGGATGACTCCGCCGCTTGCTTCGGCAACAGCTCATATTCAGAAAGAGGTTCTCGGTTTGGGGGGTTGGGATGTTGAAACCGATATTCAAATGTGGGTTGGTGTTGAAGAAGATCTTAATGGGGTTTGGTTCGGCGCCCCAGACGGCGAATGTGCTAGATACCAGATAGATCCTCCAGATCCAACTGCAGCGGTTGACGACATTGTTGATTCGCTTAATCAGGCTGGAGATGATGCAGCAGAGTGGA from Natrinema salaciae encodes:
- a CDS encoding sodium-dependent transporter produces the protein MVRESWSSRAGFILAAVGSAVGLGNIWRFPWMTAENGGSAFLLLYLLIVLGVGVPGLLAAFVIGRRSNRNPVGAFKSLGGSRFWTVLGVLCVVTSIILMSFYSVVGGWILRYFLESATGAYFVDPETHFAAISYGAEAFGYQLAVLAATSLIVAAGIRRGIEATTKVMIPGVVVLLVGLAIWAARQPGAAQGYEFYLTFDGAYLAENFLSVLGAAAGQALFTLSIGSGTMITYASYVDDDRSLPLDASAIAVFNLGIGILAGLVVFPLLFSFAPGPTEGGPGALFIGIAGAFASLPGGRLLGAVFFLIVLLAALTSLISMLEIPVSFLVDEFGLERSTATWGLFALITLTGGVNAFSPAVFTLFANHLVDLLLVLGLTGFMVYTAWVLGPVAIEEYLKGSGQLSRPLVVPWRYAIGTLFPVFLLFTFYADVAALVGLSAGTGLLLVAALLTLMALVFVARRSVSENRPQPSESTD
- a CDS encoding helix-turn-helix domain-containing protein gives rise to the protein MIRLREAGRSWRDIAGETGVNRSTARGIYDRRDRYLKEAESGGVA
- a CDS encoding tyrosine-type recombinase/integrase, whose protein sequence is MNPPQTAGPGDVPDLELEEAMQLFISRNQPNWKGETARTYRKSLDTFEAFAEETDLETLDDLEMWRVGRFTDYLLSQDYARVTVQSKQKQARRWLKWLESQGYIEVGTHLAIEPLKLTDSEQTSSDIFRPETLNETLAYYRDSLKWRSKRGHALLEIIGHTGARRSCIRALDVDDYDPEARTLTFLNRPKTGTRLKRGDAHQRKVVLAETPNRILEEYVERDRSERHDEHGRRPLFASARGRPVKSTITNWIYQATLPCVRKSCPHGKERHKCQWTEQQDSSKCPSSTSPHPVRRGSITWQLNIGRSVQDVADRAATTPDVIRRYYDRPDLDSELRRRITDFDGIDLCKHSDPSDINEEIDQ
- a CDS encoding helix-turn-helix domain-containing protein, with product MSDLDILEFLDGHELDDFQAPPATIAKNMDPTKGTVQQRVRILNAAGLIEKKDATGGYYCITGVGRRYLQGELLDEERDRLEQFDPSNV